One part of the Bacillus sp. FJAT-27916 genome encodes these proteins:
- the fadH gene encoding 2,4-dienoyl-CoA reductase → MKGKVVIITGGSSGMGLAMAKKFISEGAKVVITGRNHERLESAKAEIAAKEGELLTIQMDVRLVEDVNEMVQETVRTFGTVDFLINNAAGNFICPSEDLSPNGWKAVIDIVLNGTFYCSSAVGRYWIDHQIKGSITNMIATYAWDAAPHVVHSASAKAGVLAMTRTLAVEWGRKYGIRVNAIAQGPIERTGGAGKLFQSEEAEKRTIEHVPLGRLGTPEEIAELACFLFMDQAQYINGECISMDGGSHLRQYTF, encoded by the coding sequence ATGAAGGGGAAGGTAGTTATCATTACCGGCGGTTCAAGCGGGATGGGTTTAGCCATGGCAAAGAAATTCATCTCGGAAGGGGCGAAGGTGGTCATCACGGGAAGAAACCATGAAAGACTGGAGTCAGCAAAGGCAGAAATCGCCGCTAAAGAAGGAGAACTCTTGACCATTCAAATGGACGTCCGCCTGGTGGAGGATGTAAACGAAATGGTACAAGAGACCGTGCGTACCTTTGGGACTGTGGATTTCCTGATCAATAACGCAGCGGGGAATTTTATCTGTCCATCAGAGGATTTATCTCCTAATGGGTGGAAGGCTGTTATTGATATTGTGTTAAATGGGACCTTTTATTGCAGCAGTGCTGTCGGAAGATACTGGATTGACCATCAGATAAAAGGATCTATCACGAATATGATTGCGACTTATGCTTGGGATGCAGCACCGCATGTCGTTCATTCTGCTTCGGCTAAAGCAGGTGTACTCGCTATGACAAGAACATTGGCTGTAGAATGGGGGCGGAAATATGGTATAAGAGTTAACGCCATTGCACAGGGTCCAATCGAGCGTACAGGAGGAGCGGGGAAACTGTTTCAATCTGAAGAGGCGGAAAAAAGGACGATTGAGCATGTCCCGCTTGGCCGTCTTGGAACACCTGAAGAGATTGCTGAACTTGCCTGTTTCCTTTTTATGGACCAGGCGCAATATATAAATGGAGAGTGCATTTCGATGGATGGGGGATCACATTTGCGGCAATATACTTTCTGA
- a CDS encoding DUF3993 domain-containing protein — protein sequence MKHLLRTFLASLAIFIVFPLLNVKADRPLSEEEAFRFLQEAFDAQLAITENPRSMEEIEESLGRYFTKEYTKDFIEMNVKENMDGEGYLAYGTDFALYYIPFFTYDENTKLGYDTERDKWYVYEWFEESSEGPVSYDGHYEAVGLTFKDNEWAIDDYQISFDPEGLSDNPTVEKSENDQSEVTKSDDGIWGIVLGFIKYASVTPFASLGWISVE from the coding sequence ATGAAGCATCTTTTGCGAACGTTTCTTGCGTCTTTAGCCATATTCATCGTCTTTCCTCTTTTGAATGTAAAAGCGGACAGGCCATTAAGTGAGGAGGAAGCCTTTCGTTTCCTGCAGGAAGCTTTTGATGCCCAATTAGCCATAACTGAAAACCCAAGAAGCATGGAAGAGATAGAAGAATCCCTTGGGCGTTACTTTACGAAGGAATACACAAAGGATTTTATTGAGATGAATGTGAAGGAGAATATGGATGGGGAAGGATATCTTGCCTACGGGACTGATTTTGCCCTTTATTATATCCCTTTCTTTACATATGATGAAAACACAAAGCTTGGCTATGACACAGAGCGGGATAAATGGTATGTGTATGAATGGTTTGAAGAATCAAGTGAAGGACCTGTAAGCTATGATGGACATTATGAGGCCGTTGGGCTGACGTTTAAAGACAATGAATGGGCCATTGATGACTATCAAATCAGCTTCGATCCCGAGGGATTAAGTGATAATCCTACGGTTGAAAAGAGTGAAAACGACCAATCAGAAGTTACTAAATCTGATGACGGAATCTGGGGAATCGTGCTTGGATTCATCAAATACGCATCCGTTACACCATTTGCTTCCTTAGGATGGATATCAGTCGAATAA
- the cbpB gene encoding cyclic-di-AMP-binding protein CbpB — protein MLEIQKLDGFELAVKDLMISSERVAHVQKGNNLEHALLVLTRSGYTAIPVLDHTFKLQGLISTPKIMDVIMGLERIEFEKLDQIKVEDVMNGDIPCLDVNDAIEEALELLIDHPFICVVENKGTFAGILTRRQILKQVNRLVKKMKYN, from the coding sequence ATGTTGGAAATACAAAAATTAGATGGGTTTGAACTGGCTGTCAAAGATTTGATGATATCGTCTGAACGTGTGGCACATGTCCAAAAGGGTAATAATCTCGAACATGCCCTTCTTGTCCTGACAAGAAGCGGGTATACGGCCATACCTGTTCTCGACCATACATTTAAGCTTCAGGGCTTGATTAGTACACCCAAAATTATGGATGTCATAATGGGACTTGAGCGAATTGAGTTTGAGAAGCTTGACCAGATTAAGGTTGAGGATGTGATGAACGGTGACATTCCATGTCTTGATGTGAACGATGCCATTGAGGAAGCATTGGAATTGTTAATCGATCATCCGTTTATATGTGTGGTGGAGAATAAAGGGACATTTGCAGGAATTCTAACGCGAAGACAGATTTTAAAGCAAGTAAACCGATTGGTGAAGAAAATGAAATACAATTAA
- a CDS encoding YkuJ family protein codes for MSRLQGILTRLKNLQEQAKVSDTAQRVFEVEGQVKCQVTFFDKTETFELEIFQDKGKTLKYQFDNIDMIAIEIFELIYS; via the coding sequence ATGTCACGTTTACAAGGAATTCTTACACGATTAAAAAATTTGCAAGAGCAAGCGAAAGTATCTGATACAGCACAACGTGTGTTTGAAGTTGAAGGCCAGGTGAAATGCCAAGTCACTTTCTTTGATAAAACAGAAACATTTGAGTTGGAAATTTTCCAAGACAAAGGGAAGACTTTGAAATATCAATTTGATAATATTGATATGATCGCTATTGAGATTTTTGAGTTAATCTACAGCTAA
- a CDS encoding glutaredoxin family protein, protein MEPILFFTQPGCPPCAFAKNYFDEHGIAYTLLDIKKDAKARKTLMNQYDSYSTPTFVINGEVIIGFDQERITKALG, encoded by the coding sequence GTGGAACCCATCCTATTCTTTACACAGCCCGGATGCCCGCCATGCGCCTTTGCAAAAAATTATTTTGATGAACACGGCATTGCCTATACATTACTTGATATCAAGAAGGATGCCAAAGCTCGAAAGACATTAATGAATCAATATGATTCCTATTCGACGCCTACCTTCGTCATTAATGGAGAAGTCATCATCGGCTTCGATCAAGAGCGGATTACCAAGGCGCTCGGTTAA
- a CDS encoding MDR family MFS transporter, whose translation METKKTNSKKRKTNRPLVLISIILATFMSAVEGTIVSTALPEIVGELGGFSLYSWVFSAYLLMNTVTVLIYGKLADLFGRKPVLLFGISVFMIGSLFAGFAWSMQSLIFFRLIQGFGAGAVTPIAMTVVGDIYSREERAKIQGYLSSVWGISAILGPALGGFFVQYSSWSWIFWINIPLGLLAVCGLVFFFHEEVKRKKHKIDYLGAALITGSITLSMYVFVEGGIRFDWLSSQSFLYIGIIALLFYLFVRHENRFEEPVMPFAVWRIRPILIANLTSLLTGMILIGISSYLPAFVQGVMGLSPTIAGFTLTVMSIGWPIASTASGYLLLKIGYRKTCILGGVFLVFGGTIFMLLPSLPNPFLAAFGSFLTGAGMGLTSTAFIVSIQSTVEWESRGAATAANMFMRNLGNTVGAAVLGGILNNRLQAYFLSHDYSGEKLDLNSVNELLSAEVRSTLAPEKLSQLQSGLTHALGYVYTGVFILALCALILILFMPRKEVEESRG comes from the coding sequence TTGGAGACGAAAAAAACGAATAGTAAGAAAAGAAAAACGAACCGCCCGCTCGTTCTTATTTCCATTATTCTGGCAACCTTTATGAGTGCTGTTGAGGGAACAATCGTTTCAACGGCCTTACCGGAGATTGTCGGCGAGCTAGGGGGATTTTCACTATACAGCTGGGTATTTTCAGCCTATCTGCTCATGAATACGGTAACAGTGCTCATCTATGGAAAACTGGCTGACTTATTTGGCCGTAAGCCTGTATTGTTGTTTGGAATCTCTGTCTTTATGATTGGGTCTCTCTTTGCCGGTTTTGCCTGGTCAATGCAAAGTCTGATTTTCTTCAGGCTCATTCAAGGGTTTGGAGCTGGAGCGGTTACGCCCATTGCCATGACAGTGGTAGGTGATATTTACTCGCGAGAAGAGCGGGCAAAGATTCAAGGATATTTATCAAGCGTATGGGGAATCTCCGCGATTCTAGGACCTGCCCTTGGTGGCTTTTTTGTTCAGTATTCCTCTTGGAGCTGGATTTTCTGGATCAATATTCCCCTTGGACTTCTGGCCGTATGCGGTTTAGTCTTCTTCTTCCATGAGGAAGTAAAGCGGAAAAAGCATAAAATTGATTATTTGGGTGCAGCGCTGATTACAGGCTCTATTACGCTTTCTATGTATGTGTTTGTGGAAGGTGGCATCCGCTTTGACTGGCTGTCTTCGCAAAGTTTTCTGTACATAGGGATTATCGCTCTGTTGTTTTATTTGTTCGTTAGACATGAGAATCGATTTGAGGAGCCGGTGATGCCGTTTGCTGTTTGGAGAATCCGTCCCATTCTCATTGCTAATTTAACCTCTCTTTTGACTGGGATGATTTTAATCGGAATCTCAAGCTATCTGCCTGCCTTTGTTCAAGGTGTAATGGGGCTTTCACCCACGATTGCAGGGTTTACATTGACAGTCATGTCAATCGGATGGCCAATTGCCTCTACGGCATCTGGTTACCTGCTTTTAAAGATTGGGTACAGAAAAACGTGTATCCTTGGCGGTGTCTTTCTTGTGTTTGGAGGAACGATATTTATGCTTCTTCCCTCTCTTCCAAATCCTTTCTTAGCAGCATTTGGATCGTTCTTGACTGGCGCTGGAATGGGCTTGACAAGTACAGCCTTCATCGTTTCCATTCAGTCCACGGTGGAATGGGAGAGCCGCGGTGCGGCAACAGCGGCCAATATGTTTATGAGGAATCTTGGTAATACTGTTGGAGCGGCCGTGCTGGGAGGAATTCTTAACAATCGCCTTCAGGCATATTTTCTAAGTCACGATTATTCGGGTGAGAAGCTTGATCTCAATTCCGTAAATGAATTGTTAAGTGCTGAAGTACGCAGTACATTGGCTCCGGAAAAATTGAGCCAGCTGCAAAGCGGACTGACGCATGCCTTGGGATACGTTTATACAGGAGTCTTTATCCTTGCGCTTTGTGCGCTCATTCTTATCCTTTTCATGCCAAGAAAAGAAGTCGAAGAATCACGTGGTTAA